Proteins from a single region of Bdellovibrio bacteriovorus HD100:
- a CDS encoding trypsin-like serine peptidase codes for MRSLVCALLALTLAACTGSAPESLSKTEAPGAIYNGDTREDVSTSSSPEKELVKATAVLVHSYRLAQAQNSVVKLNSTPLEQLYPLCPDEKFLTQPTLGFCSGTLIAPNLVLTAGHCVENQKDCNDSHFIFGWTEEKSRQGMLPSSEIYNCKSIVKFDLNIRKNIDYAILELDRPVPGVRPAKIAKEVLLKADQTLLSLSHPLGLPVKKDYARVLSDIPEMHTFKVQVDTFSGSSGSPLYNAQGEIVGILSRGMDDILEDDIYRVQKEGGCINFNACAVGLCFGQTYYKAPRIDL; via the coding sequence ATGAGATCCCTTGTCTGCGCCCTTCTTGCACTGACCTTGGCCGCCTGCACGGGCTCGGCTCCTGAATCTTTATCCAAGACAGAAGCTCCCGGCGCAATCTATAACGGGGACACCCGTGAAGACGTCAGCACGTCCTCTTCCCCGGAAAAAGAACTGGTCAAGGCCACGGCCGTGTTGGTTCATTCTTACCGACTGGCGCAGGCGCAAAATTCAGTTGTTAAACTGAACTCAACACCGCTGGAACAGCTGTACCCCTTGTGCCCGGATGAAAAATTTCTGACTCAGCCGACCTTGGGGTTTTGTTCAGGAACTTTGATTGCCCCCAATCTGGTACTGACGGCTGGTCACTGCGTGGAAAACCAGAAAGACTGCAACGACAGTCACTTTATTTTTGGTTGGACCGAAGAGAAATCCCGCCAAGGGATGCTGCCTTCTTCTGAAATTTACAACTGCAAAAGCATCGTGAAGTTTGATTTAAACATCAGAAAGAACATCGACTATGCCATCCTGGAACTGGATCGCCCCGTTCCCGGCGTGCGCCCGGCAAAAATCGCCAAAGAGGTTTTGCTGAAAGCCGATCAAACTCTTTTAAGCCTGTCCCACCCCCTGGGACTGCCGGTGAAGAAGGACTACGCACGCGTGCTTTCTGACATTCCAGAAATGCACACTTTCAAAGTCCAGGTGGACACGTTCTCTGGCAGTTCAGGGTCTCCGCTGTACAATGCTCAAGGCGAAATTGTCGGAATTCTTTCTCGCGGCATGGATGACATTCTTGAAGATGACATCTATCGTGTGCAAAAAGAAGGTGGCTGCATCAACTTTAACGCCTGTGCCGTGGGCCTGTGCTTTGGTCAAACATACTATAAAGCACCCCGTATTGACCTTTAG
- a CDS encoding DUF3465 domain-containing protein has translation MKSLIFFLVMISCSAFAGDRIPQCFDRKDRMEFNESQVLTWREFMENKFTARAFVDGTLVRLMEDRQGHVHFEVDLDENLNTDDDRVEVIYNVKYGKLPEYQPGDRIIACGDFVVDKYSPHKAVIHWLHINPKKGGPHEDGFIAINGQVAGLTNTKGSKK, from the coding sequence ATGAAATCGCTTATTTTCTTTCTTGTTATGATCTCGTGTTCGGCATTTGCGGGCGATCGCATTCCTCAATGTTTCGATCGCAAAGACCGTATGGAATTTAACGAAAGTCAGGTACTGACCTGGCGCGAGTTCATGGAAAACAAGTTCACCGCCCGCGCCTTTGTGGACGGCACCCTGGTGCGCCTGATGGAAGACCGTCAGGGCCATGTGCACTTTGAAGTGGACCTGGATGAAAACCTGAACACCGACGATGACCGCGTTGAGGTGATCTATAACGTGAAATACGGCAAACTTCCTGAATACCAACCTGGGGACCGTATCATCGCCTGCGGTGACTTTGTCGTCGACAAATACTCTCCACACAAGGCCGTGATCCATTGGCTGCATATCAATCCGAAAAAAGGCGGTCCTCACGAGGACGGCTTTATCGCCATCAACGGACAAGTGGCCGGCCTGACCAACACCAAAGGATCTAAAAAATGA
- a CDS encoding S1 family peptidase, which translates to MLKKLSLTVLAVTMLAACGQQNTAEVLADDSLGVVGGEKVEPGSRIMRSTVGLYNEGTGVLCTGTLITKDLILTAAHCVIPGSMHQLVFFTDDIKKMNAHNSRYAIKSLRHEDYERNRGRKHDTADIALVRIRGEYLPVGYAPAPLFADFKDLKAGAEVVVAGYGLSWTLGVKKGSGILRTTKLKVGVAQYGQNEILIDQSAKKGVCSGDSGGPAYIEKNGELQLMGVTSRGDTAATPLSPKCYDYSVYSRVDAYLPWIKKTSELLLKDR; encoded by the coding sequence ATGCTGAAGAAACTTTCTTTGACTGTATTGGCAGTGACGATGCTTGCGGCCTGTGGGCAGCAGAACACCGCGGAAGTGCTGGCGGATGACTCTCTCGGCGTCGTGGGCGGGGAAAAAGTTGAGCCAGGCAGCCGGATCATGCGCTCCACGGTGGGGCTTTATAATGAAGGTACTGGTGTGCTGTGCACCGGAACTTTGATCACAAAAGATCTGATTTTGACGGCGGCTCATTGTGTAATTCCAGGGTCCATGCATCAGCTGGTGTTCTTTACAGATGACATCAAGAAAATGAATGCGCACAATTCGCGCTACGCCATTAAGTCCCTCCGTCATGAAGACTACGAACGAAATCGTGGCCGCAAGCATGACACGGCTGACATCGCACTGGTCCGAATCAGGGGTGAATATCTTCCGGTCGGCTATGCTCCGGCACCGTTGTTTGCCGACTTCAAAGACCTGAAGGCGGGCGCCGAAGTTGTGGTGGCCGGTTATGGACTGAGTTGGACTCTGGGGGTAAAAAAAGGATCAGGAATTCTTCGCACCACAAAATTGAAAGTCGGTGTGGCCCAGTATGGACAAAATGAGATTCTGATCGATCAGTCCGCGAAAAAAGGTGTGTGCAGTGGGGACTCGGGTGGCCCGGCTTACATCGAGAAAAATGGCGAACTTCAATTGATGGGGGTCACCAGCCGGGGTGACACAGCGGCAACGCCGCTTTCGCCAAAGTGTTATGACTATTCCGTTTACTCGCGTGTGGATGCTTACCTTCCTTGGATCAAAAAGACCTCCGAGTTGTTGTTGAAGGATCGTTAA
- a CDS encoding ParA family protein: MGSIVSFINQKGGVAKTTTAINVASQWAKEGKKVLLVDLDPQSSATRAIFGDEDFEDTIYDVITGEVQAQDAVVFSESFGIDVIPSEIMLSGIEISMSTKFGRESILKRALAEIKEEYDIVVIDCSPSLGLLTVNALIASKDIVIPICPEYFSLMGIDLILETLKSIKNGLGHTINVRGIIISKYRNRRIVEKVIQDLRTNYSIPVFNNFIPESIAVEEAHHKHLPVNDFSPKNPAGLALASLAQEMWN; the protein is encoded by the coding sequence ATGGGCAGCATCGTATCATTCATCAATCAAAAAGGTGGCGTGGCAAAAACCACCACCGCAATCAACGTGGCATCTCAGTGGGCGAAAGAAGGCAAAAAAGTTCTTCTGGTCGACCTGGACCCTCAATCTTCCGCCACTCGCGCGATCTTTGGCGATGAAGACTTCGAAGACACAATCTATGACGTTATCACCGGTGAAGTGCAGGCGCAGGACGCGGTGGTATTTTCTGAATCCTTCGGCATTGATGTGATTCCGTCTGAAATCATGCTGAGCGGTATTGAAATCTCCATGTCCACGAAGTTTGGCCGTGAAAGCATCCTGAAAAGAGCCTTGGCAGAAATCAAAGAAGAATACGACATCGTTGTGATCGACTGTTCTCCGTCTTTGGGTCTTTTGACCGTGAATGCGTTGATTGCCTCCAAGGACATCGTGATTCCGATCTGTCCAGAGTACTTCTCGTTGATGGGCATTGATCTGATCCTTGAGACTTTGAAAAGCATCAAGAACGGTCTTGGTCACACCATCAACGTGCGTGGGATCATCATCTCCAAGTACCGCAACCGCCGTATTGTGGAAAAGGTCATCCAGGATCTTCGCACCAACTATTCCATCCCGGTGTTTAACAACTTTATTCCTGAATCCATCGCGGTTGAAGAAGCTCACCACAAGCATTTGCCAGTGAATGACTTCTCTCCGAAGAACCCGGCGGGCCTTGCTTTGGCAAGTCTTGCTCAGGAAATGTGGAATTGA
- a CDS encoding YiiD C-terminal domain-containing protein: MEVNPQELIQILKDKITLYEHLGIEVKEIGSSRVHFRVSLEKNKNHKGTAFGGSLYASAVLAAYALALAGLKQRGLDTENIVIAKGEIQYLRPVETDFDIVSEFPSEDDEEAFYQELLSKKRVRGKIRSQILGEGGSLKASLVGDFVVKF; the protein is encoded by the coding sequence ATGGAAGTAAACCCGCAGGAACTGATTCAGATTCTGAAAGACAAGATCACTCTGTATGAGCATCTTGGCATTGAGGTTAAAGAAATCGGTTCTTCGCGTGTGCACTTTCGTGTTTCGCTTGAGAAAAATAAAAACCATAAAGGCACAGCCTTTGGGGGCAGTCTGTATGCCTCCGCCGTTTTGGCAGCCTATGCTTTGGCTTTGGCAGGGTTAAAACAGCGGGGACTTGATACCGAAAACATCGTCATTGCCAAGGGTGAGATCCAGTATCTGCGCCCGGTGGAAACTGATTTTGATATTGTCAGCGAGTTTCCGTCTGAAGACGACGAAGAGGCTTTTTATCAGGAACTGCTGTCCAAAAAACGTGTTCGCGGCAAAATCCGCTCTCAAATACTGGGTGAGGGTGGTTCTTTAAAGGCTTCCTTGGTTGGCGATTTCGTCGTCAAGTTTTGA
- a CDS encoding sulfurtransferase produces the protein MKFVLIAAFVVLSACQMKPTKVTVQEPVMGENVTAEQLIKGKTVILDARPAFEFNLAHVPGSINVRWEDFSQQNPKSRGLLQNDLFAIARRLSLVGVDPSTPVVVLGKGAQGAGEEGRVAWTLKVLGVKNVYTLVHTSYREMNTNPNREAPQVQNKPYWKPEVAENLDTPLKVFKAEVTQNEKPVIVLDVRSGQEYSLRNLSTEKSVKASVVNIEWRDFFDDKGLPSKKIERALYEKNIAKDSRILVVSNHGVRSGAVVYALNYLGYKKATNFAGGYEQWK, from the coding sequence ATGAAGTTTGTTTTGATTGCAGCATTTGTGGTGCTTTCTGCGTGTCAGATGAAGCCGACGAAGGTGACTGTGCAAGAGCCGGTGATGGGTGAAAATGTCACGGCTGAACAATTGATTAAAGGCAAGACGGTCATCCTGGATGCTCGGCCGGCGTTTGAGTTTAATCTGGCGCATGTGCCGGGTTCTATCAATGTTCGTTGGGAGGACTTTTCTCAACAAAATCCCAAGTCCCGTGGTTTGTTGCAAAACGATCTGTTTGCGATTGCGCGCAGGCTTTCATTGGTTGGCGTAGATCCGTCCACGCCGGTGGTGGTGCTGGGCAAAGGTGCGCAAGGGGCTGGGGAAGAAGGCCGTGTGGCGTGGACGCTGAAAGTACTGGGTGTGAAAAACGTCTATACTCTGGTTCACACTTCTTATCGCGAAATGAACACGAATCCCAACCGTGAAGCGCCTCAGGTTCAAAACAAACCCTATTGGAAGCCGGAAGTGGCGGAAAACCTGGATACACCTTTGAAAGTGTTCAAGGCGGAGGTCACGCAAAATGAAAAGCCGGTGATCGTGCTGGATGTGCGTTCCGGACAGGAATATTCCCTGCGCAATCTTTCCACCGAAAAATCCGTGAAGGCGTCGGTGGTGAATATCGAATGGCGGGATTTCTTTGACGACAAAGGCCTTCCGTCCAAAAAGATTGAACGCGCTCTTTATGAAAAGAACATTGCTAAAGACAGCCGCATTCTGGTTGTCAGCAATCACGGTGTGCGCTCGGGGGCGGTGGTGTATGCTTTGAATTACCTGGGCTATAAAAAGGCCACCAACTTTGCCGGGGGCTATGAACAATGGAAGTAA
- a CDS encoding ATP-binding protein encodes MNQKQLPWWTWVLPFIILLGGTFVSLTFKVSQGIYWIYFPINLGVIMALWWGPRVFAAVFLNALVAISLFELPRPMLYPLYALPETLEVIFSWVLVRERFKDVSAWKPSPKNISLYFVYGLLIPSLICSVAIQGLFVLTGIQDKSLFGWSTLITTVGDLTGAIFLTIPALILISPWLRKRNLSLFAVKPLPPTHWEVVTRKEKALFAVVLGGMLVLALSFHIPQTWYVYGILMLLSAAWYGMYAALVVNTWVVFLNIILPKIANLPWSNSFLEVQTPATLLTLCFCSLITGSAVTSLTGKIRELNETQGQLKSAKDQAEEASRAKSEFLARMSHEIRTPLNSVLGMLELLRETQLSKDQERYLTLFSHAGENLKALINDLLDFSKIEAKALTVENVSYNIHSTVRSVFDILQIKAEEQGLHFELHISKDVPPLQWGDPTRLRQVLFNLIGNALKFTNEGSVKVKLELTKDAPEQLLIEVQDTGIGIPRERQSKLFSSFAQGDPTIARKYGGTGLGLVISKNLVEIMGGTMEMKSLAGRGTTFKILLPHQPDFSSNIEKKAKPAMVWSQLPADKRFRLLLVDDSEDNRVLMIHYLKSLPFDCDEAVNGQEAFEKFKERKYDLVFMDMQMPIMTGYKSTELIRYYEKMNKLPHTPIIALTATAVVEDLQRAVSSGCDSYAVKPVKKAEILEILAQNLTTKSPTKEAFKEPPSPSI; translated from the coding sequence ATGAACCAAAAGCAACTGCCGTGGTGGACCTGGGTCTTACCGTTTATCATTTTACTGGGAGGCACTTTCGTAAGCCTCACCTTCAAGGTGTCGCAGGGGATTTATTGGATCTACTTCCCCATCAACCTTGGCGTGATCATGGCGCTGTGGTGGGGTCCCCGCGTTTTTGCTGCGGTGTTTTTAAATGCCTTGGTTGCCATTTCACTGTTTGAACTGCCCCGCCCGATGCTCTATCCCCTTTATGCCCTGCCGGAAACTTTAGAGGTGATTTTCTCCTGGGTGCTGGTGCGAGAGCGTTTTAAAGACGTCAGCGCCTGGAAACCCAGCCCAAAAAATATCAGTCTCTATTTTGTGTACGGGCTGCTGATCCCGTCGTTGATCTGCTCCGTGGCCATTCAAGGGCTCTTTGTTTTAACTGGCATCCAGGACAAGTCTTTGTTCGGCTGGAGCACCCTGATCACGACGGTCGGAGACCTGACCGGTGCCATCTTTCTCACCATCCCGGCATTGATCCTGATTTCCCCATGGCTGCGCAAGCGCAACCTTTCATTGTTCGCCGTCAAGCCTCTTCCTCCCACGCATTGGGAAGTAGTCACTCGCAAAGAAAAAGCCCTTTTTGCCGTGGTGCTTGGAGGCATGCTGGTGCTGGCCCTTTCATTTCACATACCCCAAACCTGGTATGTCTATGGCATCCTGATGCTGTTATCAGCAGCCTGGTACGGCATGTATGCAGCGTTGGTGGTCAACACCTGGGTGGTATTTCTGAATATCATTCTGCCCAAGATAGCCAACCTGCCCTGGTCCAACAGCTTTCTGGAAGTGCAAACTCCAGCTACGCTGCTGACCCTTTGTTTCTGCTCTCTGATCACGGGGTCGGCGGTGACTTCACTGACCGGAAAAATCCGCGAACTGAATGAAACACAAGGACAACTGAAGTCCGCCAAAGACCAGGCCGAAGAGGCTTCTCGCGCCAAATCCGAGTTCCTGGCACGCATGAGCCATGAAATCCGAACTCCGCTGAATTCTGTTCTGGGAATGCTCGAGCTGCTGCGGGAAACACAGCTTTCCAAGGACCAGGAACGGTATTTGACCTTGTTTAGCCACGCCGGTGAAAACCTCAAAGCGCTGATCAATGACCTGCTGGACTTTTCAAAGATCGAAGCTAAAGCCCTGACTGTTGAAAACGTCAGTTACAATATTCACAGCACCGTCCGCAGCGTCTTCGACATTCTGCAAATCAAGGCCGAAGAACAGGGGCTGCACTTTGAGTTGCACATTTCCAAAGATGTGCCCCCGCTGCAATGGGGAGATCCCACCCGGCTGCGCCAGGTGCTTTTCAACCTGATCGGAAATGCGCTGAAGTTCACCAACGAGGGGTCGGTCAAGGTAAAGCTGGAGCTGACCAAAGATGCCCCCGAACAACTGCTGATCGAAGTGCAGGACACCGGCATTGGCATCCCTCGTGAACGACAATCCAAGCTGTTTTCATCCTTCGCCCAAGGTGATCCCACTATCGCACGAAAATACGGAGGCACGGGCCTGGGACTGGTCATCTCAAAAAACCTGGTCGAAATCATGGGTGGCACCATGGAGATGAAGAGCCTTGCCGGCCGCGGAACCACTTTCAAAATTTTACTTCCGCACCAACCGGACTTCAGCAGCAACATCGAGAAAAAAGCCAAACCCGCCATGGTCTGGAGCCAGCTTCCAGCGGACAAACGCTTCCGACTGCTTCTGGTGGATGACTCTGAAGACAACCGGGTGCTGATGATTCACTATCTGAAAAGTCTGCCCTTTGACTGCGACGAAGCCGTCAATGGACAGGAGGCCTTTGAAAAATTCAAAGAACGCAAATACGACCTGGTCTTTATGGACATGCAAATGCCCATCATGACCGGTTACAAGTCCACGGAACTGATCAGATACTATGAAAAAATGAACAAGCTTCCACACACGCCGATCATCGCCCTGACGGCGACGGCCGTGGTGGAAGACCTGCAACGGGCCGTCAGCAGTGGCTGTGATTCTTATGCGGTAAAACCCGTCAAGAAAGCTGAAATTTTAGAGATTCTGGCTCAAAACTTGACGACGAAATCGCCAACCAAGGAAGCCTTTAAAGAACCACCCTCACCCAGTATTTGA